From the genome of Malus sylvestris chromosome 6, drMalSylv7.2, whole genome shotgun sequence, one region includes:
- the LOC126626555 gene encoding RING-H2 finger protein ATL79-like produces the protein MRPPPTVGLSAVEVADVNLIHLSPPLPSPPAGPTTCGSHACRWWPYSGSKEFEANAAMIIIVLLCALICALGLNAAIRCFLRGGSTNPSDRQNNSAPQRQQALVDVQQKSNVAAAKCLEAAPAVIYTAEMKAKLAGVEAECAICLSEFVEGEGIRVIGRCKHGFHAQCIQEWLSSHSSCPTCRRTCLPQSPSQSPPPPQPAREHSSEQNPMPESGP, from the coding sequence ATGAGACCACCGCCAACAGTGGGGCTGTCAGCTGTGGAAGTAGCTGATGTTAACCTCATCCACCTTTCTCCGCCACTTCCTTCACCTCCAGCAGGGCCAACGACATGCGGCTCCCACGCCTGCCGCTGGTGGCCTTACTCCGGCTCAAAAGAATTCGAGGCCAACGCCGCCATGATCATCATCGTCCTCCTTTGCGCTCTCATTTGCGCGTTGGGTCTTAATGCCGCCATCCGCTGCTTCCTCCGCGGTGGCAGCACCAACCCTTCCGATCGTCAGAACAACAGTGCTCCTCAGAGACAACAGGCGTTGGTTGATGTTCAGCAGAAGAGCAATGTGGCAGCGGCTAAGTGCTTAGAGGCGGCTCCGGCGGTGATTTACACGGCAGAGATGAAGGCGAAGCTGGCAGGGGTGGAGGCGGAGTGCGCCATTTGCTTGTCGGAGTTTGTGGAGGGGGAAGGGATTAGAGTGATAGGCAGGTGTAAACATGGTTTTCATGCTCAGTGTATTCAGGAATGGTTGTCTTCTCACTCCTCTTGTCCCACGTGCCGACGCACGTGCCTTCCTCAGTCTCCGTCTCAGTCACCACCACCTCCGCAACCCGCCAGGGAGCATAGTTCCGAACAAAATCCTATGCCGGAAAGCGGCCCGTAG